In Gemmatimonadales bacterium, a single window of DNA contains:
- a CDS encoding DedA family protein → MLTQFFHWLADTVLALGYPGIVVLMAIESSVLPLPSELVMPPAGYLAAKGQMNGSIAILAGTVGSLLGALVNYGLAVFVGEPVLRRYGKFVLVSERSLDRTEAFFRRHGEISTFVGRLLPVIRHLISIPAGMSRMALSRFALFTSLGAGLWCFILTYLGWLIGRHGEQVEAAIGPYVHRTLVHYVLPGVLLLVAVYVWWWRRRRSVET, encoded by the coding sequence ATGCTGACTCAGTTCTTCCACTGGCTCGCGGACACCGTGCTGGCGCTCGGCTATCCCGGCATCGTTGTGCTGATGGCGATCGAATCCTCGGTGCTGCCGCTGCCGAGCGAGCTGGTCATGCCACCGGCGGGGTATCTCGCCGCCAAGGGCCAGATGAATGGGTCGATCGCCATTCTCGCGGGCACCGTGGGCAGTCTCCTGGGTGCGCTGGTCAACTACGGGCTGGCGGTGTTCGTCGGAGAGCCGGTGCTTCGCCGCTACGGCAAGTTCGTCCTGGTTTCGGAGCGCTCGCTCGATCGGACGGAGGCGTTCTTCCGGCGGCACGGGGAGATCAGCACCTTCGTCGGACGGCTGCTGCCGGTGATTCGCCACCTGATCTCGATTCCGGCGGGAATGTCCCGGATGGCGCTGTCCCGCTTCGCGCTGTTCACCTCGCTGGGTGCCGGACTCTGGTGCTTCATCCTCACCTATCTCGGCTGGCTGATCGGCCGGCATGGCGAGCAGGTGGAGGCGGCGATCGGTCCGTATGTGCATCGCACGCTGGTGCACTACGTGCTGCCGGGCGTCCTGCTGCTGGTCGCCGTGTACGTCTGGTGGTGGCGCCGGCGGAGGAGCGTGGAAACATGA
- the plsY gene encoding glycerol-3-phosphate 1-O-acyltransferase PlsY: MTRTLAWLLASYLLGAVPTSYIAGRLLRGIDLREHGSKNLGATNLYRVLGWRVAVPVGLFDMAKGLVPVLLFAPRVSPSQTFALVCGLTAMVGHVFSVFVGFKGGKGVATAAGVMLGLTPAALLVALAVWFGLVALTGYVSLGSIVAAAVFPLAVRLLDPPEQPEIFWLDVAAAVGIIWLHRANIGRLVRGTEHRFGRRAAPEPRP, translated from the coding sequence TTGACGCGAACCCTCGCGTGGCTCCTGGCGTCGTATCTGCTCGGGGCCGTGCCGACCAGCTACATCGCGGGCCGGCTGCTGCGCGGGATCGATCTTCGAGAGCACGGCAGCAAGAACCTGGGTGCCACCAACCTCTATCGCGTGCTCGGGTGGCGGGTGGCGGTGCCGGTGGGCCTCTTCGATATGGCCAAGGGGCTGGTGCCCGTGCTCCTGTTCGCCCCGCGGGTGTCGCCGTCGCAGACGTTCGCGCTGGTGTGTGGTCTCACGGCCATGGTGGGGCACGTGTTCTCGGTGTTCGTGGGATTCAAGGGCGGCAAGGGCGTGGCCACGGCGGCGGGAGTGATGCTGGGACTCACGCCGGCCGCGCTGCTGGTGGCGCTCGCGGTGTGGTTCGGGCTGGTGGCGCTCACCGGCTACGTGTCGCTGGGCAGCATCGTGGCGGCGGCGGTGTTTCCCCTCGCCGTTCGTCTGCTCGATCCGCCGGAGCAGCCTGAGATCTTCTGGCTCGACGTGGCGGCGGCGGTGGGAATCATCTGGCTCCACCGCGCCAACATCGGCCGCCTGGTTCGGGGCACCGAGCATCGGTTCGGACGCCGGGCAGCGCCAGAGCCGCGGCCGTGA
- the surE gene encoding 5'/3'-nucleotidase SurE: MNILVSNDDGILAPGLALLAEVCRDVGNVTVVAPDREQSGTSHSLTLHRPLRPARRPDGAWQIDGTPTDCVMLAVQALMPEKPDFVFSGVNHGPNMGEDVLYSGTVAAAMEAVTLGVPGIGISFSGNQPETMDTYRDLLTQLIRRITRVPDFPDQTLLNINLPKVPASEVRGIRVTKLGSRFFSESLTRMKDPWGREIYWIGGGTITWTGTENSDHLAVAEGFISVTPLHMDLTNYSILETVKGWSLEG, from the coding sequence ATGAACATTCTCGTCAGCAACGACGACGGGATCCTGGCACCAGGGCTCGCCCTCCTCGCCGAGGTCTGCCGGGACGTAGGGAACGTCACCGTCGTCGCCCCCGACCGGGAGCAGAGCGGGACCTCCCACTCGCTGACGCTGCACCGCCCGCTCCGGCCCGCCCGGCGACCCGACGGGGCGTGGCAGATCGACGGGACTCCGACCGATTGCGTGATGCTCGCGGTGCAGGCGCTGATGCCGGAGAAACCCGACTTCGTCTTCTCCGGGGTGAATCACGGTCCCAACATGGGTGAGGATGTGCTCTACTCCGGCACCGTGGCGGCCGCCATGGAGGCGGTGACGCTCGGTGTGCCAGGGATCGGCATCAGCTTCTCGGGCAATCAGCCGGAGACCATGGACACCTATCGAGACCTGCTGACCCAGCTCATCCGCCGGATCACCCGAGTGCCGGACTTTCCGGACCAGACGCTGCTCAACATTAACCTCCCCAAGGTGCCCGCTTCAGAGGTCCGGGGCATCCGGGTGACCAAGCTGGGCAGCCGCTTCTTCTCCGAGTCGCTCACCCGGATGAAGGATCCGTGGGGACGGGAGATCTACTGGATCGGGGGCGGCACCATCACCTGGACCGGCACCGAGAACTCGGACCACCTCGCCGTGGCGGAGGGATTCATCTCGGTGACGCCGCTGCACATGGATCTCACCAATTATTCCATTCTCGAGACGGTCAAGGGATGGTCGCTGGAGGGGTAG
- a CDS encoding acylphosphatase: MTVRYLISGSVQGVGFRWFVARHARSLDVGGYAHNLPDGRVEVVARAADPGPLEKLEAFLRAGPANATVERVDREDLADESGVPTRSFDIR, from the coding sequence ATGACCGTGCGCTACCTGATCTCCGGCTCGGTGCAGGGGGTCGGGTTCCGCTGGTTCGTGGCCCGACATGCACGGAGCCTCGACGTCGGCGGGTACGCCCACAACCTGCCCGATGGCCGCGTCGAGGTCGTGGCGCGCGCCGCCGACCCGGGTCCGCTGGAGAAGCTGGAGGCGTTCTTGCGCGCGGGTCCAGCGAATGCCACAGTGGAGCGGGTAGATCGGGAAGACCTGGCCGACGAGAGCGGCGTCCCTACGAGGAGCTTCGATATCCGATGA
- a CDS encoding protein-L-isoaspartate(D-aspartate) O-methyltransferase: MVAGGVGEGDSYGGYRGRLVESLQRKGVRDLAVLRAVRMVPRHLFVPESVRHRAYDDVALPIGSGQTISQPYVQARYLELLALTGRERVLEVGTGSGYQTALLALLAESVFSVERIRGLAQSARAALEAAGIRNGIVLVGDGTLGWRPFAPYDAILVAAASPEIPGPLVEQLAPGGKMVIPLGDRAAQTLTVVQRVGDEIRTSTVADVRFVPLLGQFGFSNE; the protein is encoded by the coding sequence ATGGTCGCTGGAGGGGTAGGGGAAGGGGACAGCTACGGCGGCTACCGGGGCCGGCTGGTCGAGAGCCTGCAGCGGAAGGGGGTGCGTGACCTCGCCGTGCTGCGGGCGGTGCGCATGGTCCCCCGGCATCTGTTCGTACCCGAGAGCGTGCGGCATCGCGCCTACGACGACGTGGCGCTGCCGATCGGGAGCGGACAGACCATCTCCCAGCCGTACGTGCAGGCCCGCTACCTTGAGCTGCTGGCCCTGACTGGGCGAGAACGGGTGCTCGAGGTCGGCACCGGCTCGGGCTACCAGACGGCGCTGCTCGCGCTACTGGCGGAGAGCGTGTTCAGCGTGGAGCGCATCCGGGGTCTGGCCCAGAGCGCTCGCGCGGCCCTGGAGGCCGCCGGCATCCGAAACGGCATCGTGCTGGTGGGTGACGGCACGCTCGGGTGGCGACCGTTCGCGCCGTACGATGCGATCCTGGTGGCGGCCGCGTCGCCCGAGATCCCAGGGCCGCTGGTCGAGCAGCTCGCGCCGGGAGGGAAGATGGTGATTCCCCTGGGCGACCGCGCGGCCCAGACCCTCACCGTGGTGCAGCGCGTGGGCGACGAGATACGCACCAGCACGGTGGCGGACGTGCGGTTCGTCCCCTTGCTCGGACAATTCGGCTTCTCCAACGAGTGA
- a CDS encoding MerR family transcriptional regulator, with protein sequence MTTTRPVQEFYSIGEVCALTDLKPHVLRYWESQFRFLNPAKNRSGNRVYKSREVELIMLVKHLLYTEKFTIDGARQRIDQYRRTGELRVSARKAFEVELATEARTTIEQVIAILDGKSASAGGG encoded by the coding sequence ATGACCACTACCCGACCGGTCCAGGAGTTCTACTCCATCGGCGAGGTCTGCGCCCTGACCGACCTCAAGCCGCACGTGCTGCGCTACTGGGAGAGCCAGTTCCGCTTTCTCAACCCGGCCAAGAACCGCTCGGGCAACCGGGTCTACAAGAGCCGCGAGGTGGAGTTGATCATGCTGGTGAAGCACCTGCTGTACACCGAGAAGTTCACCATCGACGGTGCCCGCCAGCGGATCGACCAATACCGACGGACGGGCGAGCTCCGGGTCTCGGCCCGCAAGGCGTTCGAGGTGGAGCTGGCCACCGAGGCCCGGACCACCATCGAGCAGGTCATCGCCATCCTGGACGGGAAGAGCGCTTCGGCCGGCGGCGGATGA
- the der gene encoding ribosome biogenesis GTPase Der, with the protein MSKPTVAIVGRPNTGKSTLFNRILGGRPAIVSDRPGTTRDRHFGDAEWQGRSFWLVDTGGLVPESDDSMDRAIRRQVEFALGEADVVIFLVDGRDGVNPVDKAIAERLRKAQRPVVLAVNKLDDLERATAQYDFYQLGFGEPLGVSAQVGKGSGDLLDAVVDRLPAHDPAEAEPAIAVAVVGRPNAGKSSLLNRLLGEERHLVAPEAGTTRDAVDSPLRYKEALLKFIDTAGLRRKAKVEDDLEFYSTLRTERAIERAQVCVLVVDAVVGLHNQDLRIATEAWEAGCGLVVVVNKWDLVEEKDANTARRGQEELIEKAPFLRYVPFVYVSAITGQRVRRVLDLILEVAAQREQRVPTAEVNKVLTQLLERNAPPQKPGEEVKLLYASQIATAPPTFAIVSNRPDDVPEPYQRYLVHGFRAAWPFTGSPVRLKFTRRGSRR; encoded by the coding sequence ATGAGCAAGCCCACCGTGGCGATCGTGGGTCGGCCCAACACCGGCAAGTCCACCCTCTTCAACCGAATTCTCGGCGGACGGCCGGCGATCGTCTCCGACCGGCCGGGCACCACCCGCGACCGCCACTTCGGCGATGCCGAATGGCAGGGACGCAGTTTCTGGCTGGTCGACACAGGCGGCCTGGTGCCGGAGTCGGACGACTCGATGGATCGCGCGATCCGCCGGCAGGTGGAGTTCGCGCTGGGCGAGGCCGACGTGGTGATCTTTCTGGTCGACGGACGTGACGGGGTGAACCCGGTCGACAAGGCCATCGCGGAGCGGCTCCGCAAGGCGCAACGGCCAGTGGTGCTCGCGGTCAACAAGCTGGATGACCTCGAGCGCGCCACGGCGCAGTACGATTTCTACCAGCTCGGATTCGGCGAGCCGCTCGGGGTGAGCGCTCAGGTGGGGAAGGGCAGCGGCGATCTGCTCGATGCTGTGGTGGACCGGCTGCCGGCCCACGATCCGGCCGAAGCCGAGCCCGCCATCGCGGTCGCGGTGGTGGGACGGCCGAACGCGGGCAAGTCCTCACTGCTCAACCGGCTGTTGGGCGAAGAGCGCCATCTGGTCGCTCCCGAGGCGGGGACCACGCGGGACGCGGTCGATTCCCCCTTGCGGTATAAGGAAGCGCTGCTCAAGTTCATAGACACCGCAGGGTTACGCCGCAAAGCTAAAGTAGAAGATGATCTGGAGTTCTATTCCACGCTCCGGACCGAGCGCGCGATCGAGCGAGCGCAGGTCTGCGTGCTGGTGGTCGACGCGGTGGTGGGACTCCACAACCAGGATCTCCGCATTGCCACCGAGGCATGGGAGGCGGGCTGCGGCCTCGTGGTGGTGGTCAACAAATGGGACCTGGTCGAGGAGAAGGACGCCAACACGGCGCGGCGGGGACAGGAGGAGCTGATCGAGAAGGCGCCGTTCCTCCGCTACGTGCCGTTCGTCTACGTGTCCGCCATCACCGGGCAACGCGTGCGGCGAGTGCTGGACCTTATTCTGGAGGTCGCGGCACAGCGGGAGCAGCGGGTCCCCACGGCGGAGGTCAACAAGGTGCTCACGCAGCTGCTGGAGCGGAACGCGCCGCCGCAGAAACCCGGGGAAGAGGTGAAGCTGCTCTACGCGTCCCAGATCGCCACCGCGCCACCGACGTTCGCGATCGTGAGCAACCGACCGGACGACGTGCCCGAGCCGTATCAGCGATACCTGGTGCACGGGTTCCGGGCCGCCTGGCCGTTCACCGGCTCGCCGGTCCGGCTCAAGTTCACCCGGCGGGGATCCCGCCGTTGA
- a CDS encoding NAD(P)H-dependent glycerol-3-phosphate dehydrogenase yields MSSIAVLGGGSWGTTLADLLARKSESVRLWAYEPEVVDAINRTHENRYFLPGFSLAPSLAACAEATDAVTGASVIVSASPSHAVRAVVRRIAGAVTPGTLVVSATKGIETETLALMSAVFAECLPQARFAALSGPSFALEVCQGQPTAVVAAALELDTARDAQRIFATPTFRVYSGQDVVGVELAGALKNVIAIAAGILEGLGLGHNPRAAVITRGLAEITRLGIAMGADPLTFAGLAGMGDLVLTTTGSLSRNRALGMALAGGQTLEQYRAAHRSVAEGANTSRAGVALGRRLGVELPIVEKVSEVLFSGKPPREAVTELMARELKSEQWR; encoded by the coding sequence GTGAGCTCGATCGCGGTGCTGGGCGGAGGCAGCTGGGGAACCACGCTGGCCGACCTGCTCGCACGAAAATCGGAGTCGGTCCGGCTCTGGGCCTACGAGCCGGAGGTGGTGGACGCGATCAACCGGACCCACGAGAACCGGTATTTTCTGCCCGGCTTCTCGCTGGCTCCATCGCTGGCGGCGTGCGCCGAGGCCACCGACGCGGTCACCGGCGCCAGCGTCATCGTCTCGGCCTCGCCGAGCCACGCGGTGCGAGCGGTGGTGCGCCGGATCGCCGGCGCAGTCACGCCGGGCACATTGGTGGTGAGCGCCACGAAGGGGATCGAGACGGAGACCCTGGCACTCATGTCGGCCGTCTTCGCCGAGTGTCTGCCCCAGGCGCGCTTCGCGGCGCTCTCCGGACCCAGCTTCGCGCTGGAGGTCTGCCAGGGCCAGCCCACCGCGGTCGTCGCTGCCGCGCTCGAGCTCGACACGGCCCGGGATGCGCAACGGATCTTCGCGACCCCCACGTTCCGGGTTTACTCCGGGCAGGATGTCGTGGGCGTCGAGCTGGCGGGCGCGCTCAAGAACGTCATCGCGATCGCCGCGGGCATCCTCGAGGGATTGGGGTTGGGCCACAATCCACGCGCCGCGGTCATCACCCGGGGACTGGCCGAGATCACCCGACTCGGGATCGCCATGGGGGCGGACCCACTCACCTTCGCCGGCCTGGCCGGGATGGGAGACCTGGTGCTGACTACCACGGGAAGCCTGAGCCGGAACCGCGCGCTCGGAATGGCGCTCGCCGGCGGGCAGACGCTGGAGCAGTATCGCGCGGCGCATCGCAGCGTGGCCGAGGGCGCCAACACCTCGCGCGCGGGCGTGGCACTCGGACGCCGGCTGGGCGTGGAGCTCCCCATCGTCGAGAAGGTGTCGGAGGTGCTCTTCAGTGGGAAGCCGCCCCGCGAGGCGGTGACCGAGCTGATGGCGCGGGAGCTCAAGTCGGAGCAATGGCGATGA
- a CDS encoding DUF512 domain-containing protein, with the protein MSGVQADSIAEEMGLAVGTELISVNGRELEDFLDWEFLTAEEQFLLHVRQPDGSEVEFDLERPLGEPLGVSLEPVRIRRCANRCDFCFVDGLPDGLRDVLYIRDDDYRLSFRYGNFATLTNLKPKDVQRITEYRLSPLYVSVHATDPTVRRYLLRNPTAPEIIPQLRNFAEHGIEFHTQVVLSPGVNDGAVLVETLGDLYAFGPAILGCSVVPVGLTEFSKHHLVREPTREECRAAIELIERQALIARRERGIHWVFGADELYLRAGVELPSAEIYDGFDQVENGVGAVRWLQQRIAEEAAELTGWTGRRVGVVTGTAMAALMPMVLEPLSRISGARFELIPVVNSLFGPSVTTAGLLPGAAMRDALLGRALDLVLLPGESVNDDGLFIDSVSLEQLRAAVPMEVRLSKDFADALQERVAA; encoded by the coding sequence GTGAGTGGCGTACAAGCCGATTCGATCGCCGAAGAGATGGGGCTCGCGGTCGGCACCGAGCTGATCTCGGTGAACGGGCGCGAGCTGGAAGACTTCCTCGATTGGGAATTCCTCACGGCCGAGGAGCAGTTCCTGCTGCACGTGCGGCAGCCCGACGGATCGGAAGTGGAGTTCGACCTCGAGCGGCCGCTGGGAGAGCCGCTCGGCGTCTCCCTCGAGCCGGTGCGGATCAGGCGTTGTGCCAACCGCTGTGACTTCTGCTTCGTCGACGGACTGCCCGACGGGCTCCGAGACGTGCTGTACATCCGCGACGACGACTACCGCCTCTCCTTCCGCTACGGCAACTTCGCGACGCTCACCAACCTCAAGCCCAAGGACGTACAGCGCATCACGGAGTACCGACTGTCGCCGCTGTACGTGTCGGTGCACGCCACCGACCCGACGGTGCGACGCTACCTCCTCCGGAATCCCACCGCGCCGGAGATCATTCCGCAGCTGCGGAATTTCGCCGAGCACGGAATCGAGTTCCACACCCAGGTCGTGCTGTCGCCGGGGGTGAACGATGGCGCCGTCCTGGTCGAGACCCTGGGCGATCTGTACGCGTTCGGGCCCGCCATCCTGGGGTGCTCCGTGGTGCCGGTGGGCCTGACCGAGTTCAGCAAGCATCATCTGGTACGCGAGCCCACCAGGGAGGAGTGCCGTGCCGCCATCGAGCTCATCGAGCGGCAGGCGCTGATCGCCCGCCGGGAGCGCGGGATTCACTGGGTCTTCGGTGCGGACGAGCTCTACCTGAGGGCAGGCGTGGAGCTGCCGTCGGCGGAGATCTACGACGGCTTCGACCAGGTGGAGAACGGCGTCGGCGCCGTGCGCTGGCTGCAGCAGCGGATCGCGGAGGAGGCGGCTGAGCTCACCGGATGGACCGGCCGACGCGTGGGCGTGGTGACGGGAACCGCCATGGCCGCGCTCATGCCGATGGTGCTCGAGCCGCTCTCACGCATCAGCGGCGCGCGGTTCGAGTTGATCCCGGTGGTCAACAGCTTGTTCGGCCCCTCGGTCACGACCGCGGGCCTGCTTCCGGGCGCCGCGATGCGCGACGCGCTGCTCGGCCGGGCGCTCGACCTCGTGCTGCTTCCGGGCGAATCGGTAAACGATGACGGACTCTTCATCGACAGCGTGAGTCTGGAGCAGCTCCGCGCGGCCGTCCCGATGGAAGTTCGCCTCTCGAAGGACTTCGCCGACGCCCTGCAGGAGCGGGTGGCGGCATGA